The Prionailurus bengalensis isolate Pbe53 chromosome A3, Fcat_Pben_1.1_paternal_pri, whole genome shotgun sequence genome includes a window with the following:
- the MYCN gene encoding N-myc proto-oncogene protein — protein MPSCTASTMPGMICKNPDLEFDSLQPCFYPDEDDFYFGGPDSTPPGEDIWKKFELLPTPPLSPSRAFPEHSPEPPNWATEMLLPEADLWGNPAEEDAFGLGGLSGLTPNPVILQDCMWSGFSAREKLERAVSEKLQHGRGPPAAGPAAPAPGAGATSPAGRGHCAAAGAGRAGAALPAELAHPAAECVDPAVVFPFPVNKREPAPAAPAGAPAAAAAGAAVASGASAAASAGAPVAVPPRPGGRPASGGDHKALSTSGEDTLSDSDDEDDEEEDEEEEIDVVTVEKRRSSSNSKAVTTFTITVRPKNAAPGPGRAQSGELILKRCVPIHQQHNYAAPSPYVESEDVPPQKKIKSEASPRPLKSVIPPKAKSLSPRNSDSEDSERRRNHNILERQRRNDLRSSFLTLRDHVPELVKNEKAAKVVILKKATEYVHSLQAEEHQLLLEKEKLQARQQQLLKKIEHARTC, from the exons ATGCCGAGCTGCACCGCGTCCACCATGCCGGGGATGATCTGCAAGAACCCAGACCTTGAGTTTGACTCGCTGCAGCCCTGCTTCTACCCGGACGAAGATGACTTCTACTTCGGCGGCCCCGACTCGACGCCCCCGGGGGAGGACATCTGGAAGAAGTTCGAGCTGCTGCCCACGCCCCCGCTGTCGCCCAGCCGTGCCTTCCCGGAGCACAGCCCCGAGCCCCCGAACTGGGCCACCGAGATGCTGCTGCCCGAGGCCGACCTGTGGGGTAATCCGGCCGAAGAGGACGCGTTCGGCCTGGGGGGCCTGAGCGGCCTCACCCCCAACCCGGTCATCCTCCAGGACTGCATGTGGAGCGGCTTCTCGGCCCGCGAAAAGCTGGAGCGCGCCGTGAGCGAGAAGCTGCAGCACGGCCGCGGGCCGCCCGCCGCCGGGCCCGCAGCCCCGGCCCCGGGAGCGGGCGCCACCAGCCCTGCCGGCCGCGGGCACTgcgcggcggcgggggcgggtcGCGCCGGGGCCGCCCTGCCCGCCGAGCTCGCCCACCCGGCCGCCGAGTGCGTGGATCCCGCCGTCGTCTTCCCCTTCCCGGTGAACAAGCGCGAGCCCGCGCCAGCCGCCCCGGCCGGtgccccggcggcggcggcggcgggcgccgCGGTCGCGTCGGGGGCGAGTGCCGCAGCCTCGGCCGGAGCCCCGGTTGCCGTCCCCCCGCGCCCCGGAGGCCGCCCGGCCAGTGGCGGTGACCACAAGGCCCTCAGCACCTCCGGAGAAGACACCCTGAGCGACTCAG ATGATGAAGATGACGAAGAGGAAGACGAGGAGGAGGAAATTGACGTGGTGACCGTGGAGAAGCGAAGGTCCTCCTCCAACAGCAAGGCCGTCACGACCTTCACCATCACCGTGCGGCCCAAGAACGCAGCCCCGGGCCCGGGGAGGGCCCAGTCCGGGGAGCTGATTCTCAAGCGCTGCGTCCCCATCCACCAGCAGCACAACtacgccgccccctccccctacGTGGAGAGCGAGGACGTGCCGCCCCAGAAGAAGATCAAGAGCGAAGCATCGCCCCGCCCCCTCAAGAGCGTCATCCCCCCGAAGGCTAAGAGCTTGAGTCCCCGCAACTCTGACTCGGAGGACAGCGAGCGCCGCCGGAACCACAACATTCTGGAACGCCAGCGCCGCAATGACCTGCGGTCCAGCTTCCTGACGCTCAGGGACCACGTGCCAGAGCTGGTGAAGAACGAGAAGGCCGCCAAGGTGGTCATTTTGAAAAAAGCCACCGAGTACGTCCACTCCCTCCAGGCCGAGGAGCATCAGCTTTTGCTGGAGAAGGAGAAGTTGCAGGCAAGACAGCAGCAGTTGCTAAAGAAAATTGAACACGCTCGGACTTGCTAA